The Streptomyces sp. NBC_00459 DNA segment CTGGACGACCTGCGGTACGGCGTGCACGCCCTGTACGGCGACGTTGCGCACCTCGAAGCGGACGGCGGGCCAGCGCCGCCGGGCGTTCTCCAGGACGTCCCGCTCGGCGGCGGAGGCCCGGCCGCACACGAGCCCGACGAGGTGGGGCAGAAAGGGCAGCGACTTCTTCCGCTCGGCGGCGAACAGCCCCTCGTTGCCCAGGGCCTTCTTCAACTGCTCCAGCCGGGCGAGCAGTTCCCCGACCCCGACCGGCCGTATCTCGGTGGCCCGCAGCGACAACTGTCCCCTGGGCGCGTACCACTCGGGTTTGGCGAGCACGACGACCCGGGCCCCCTCGCTCACCACATCGGCGACGGTGTCGAACACCTGCCGGTAGCAGGTGACGGCCACGGAGATGTCGTGAGAGGGATCACGCAACGTCAGAAACACCACGCCGGCACCGGGCCGCCGCGACAACTGGGTGATCTGCCCCTCGACCCACACGGCACCGAGCCGGTCGATCCACCCCCCGATGAGCCGCGACACCTCGCCGACGGGCAGCGGAGCGTCAGCGGACGTGTTGAGAGCCATACGCCGAGACTAATGGTCGCCACTGACATCACCGAGGCACGCTGTTTCCGTTTCAGCGTGGGCCAGCATCCTCAGCCCGTCCGGCGTTTGAGGACGAGGCCCGTTCAGGGCCGAAGCGGGGTCTGGGGGCGCAGCCCCCAGGTACACGATCGTTGCCGCGCGGAGCGCGGCCTTACGATGGTTCACATGACTGCTTCGCCTGGCCGCCGTGTCCTGCTCGCCGCCCCCCGGGGCTACTGCGCGGGCGTGGACCGCGCCGTGATCGCCGTCGAGAAGGCCCTCGAACAGTACGGGGCCCCCATCTATGTCCGGCACGAGATCGTGCACAACAAATACGTCGTACAGACCCTCGAAAAGAAGGGCGCGATCTTCGTCGAGCGCACCGCGGAGGTCCCCGAGGGGTCCATCGTCATGTTCTCCGCCCACGGAGTCGCCCCGGTCGTGCACGACGAGGCCGCCGCGGGCAAGCTCGCGACCATCGACGCGACCTGCCCCCTCGTCACCAAGGTCCACAAGGAAGCCGTCCGCTTCGCGGGCGAGGACTACGACATCCTCCTGATCGGCCACGAGGGCCACGAGGAGGTCATCGGCACCTCCGGCGAGGCCCCGGACCACATCACGCTGGTCGACGGCCCGAAGGACGTCGCCAAGGTCGAGGTCCGAGACCCGTCGAGGGTCGTCTGGCTGTCCCAGACCACCCTCTCCGTGGACGAGACGATGGAGACCGTCGACGCCCTCAAGGAGAAGTTCCCGCAGCTGATCTCCCCGCCCAGCGACGACATCTGCTACGCCACCCAGAACCGTCAGCTCGCGGTGAAGCAGATGGGCGCGGAGGCGGAACTGGTGATCGTCGTCGGCTCCAAGAACTCCTCGAACTCGGTCCGGCTGGTCGAGGTCGCGAAGCTCGCAGGCTCCCGCGAGGCGTACCTCGTGGACTTCGCCGACGAGATCGACGAGGCCTGGCTGGACGGCGTGTCGACGGTCGGCGTCACCTCGGGCGCGTCGGTCCCCGAGATCCTGGTCGAGCAGGTCCTGGAGTACCTGTCGCAGCGCGGCTTCGAGGACGTCGAGCTCGTCAAGGCGGCCGAGGAGTCCATCACGTTCTCGCTGCCGAAGGAGCTGCGCCGCGACCTGCGCGCGGAGGCGGCGGAGCTGGTGGCCCAGCGCACGGGTGCCACCGCGCCCCGGACCGCAACGCCCCCCTCGGGCGAGTGACTGTCAGTCCTACGCCGTAACGTAGAGCCATGCACATCTTCGGCGTGGACATCGGCGGGTCAGGGATCAAGGGCGCCCCTGTGGACCTGGACAGGGGCGCCCTCGCGGAGGAGCGCTTCAAGGTGCTCACTCCGCAACCGGCCACACCCGACGCGGTGGCGGACGGCGTGAAGGAGGTCGTCGACCACTTCGGCTGGACGGGTCCGGTCGGCATCACCTTCCCCGGCGTGGTCACCGGCGGCTCGAC contains these protein-coding regions:
- a CDS encoding 4-hydroxy-3-methylbut-2-enyl diphosphate reductase, translating into MVHMTASPGRRVLLAAPRGYCAGVDRAVIAVEKALEQYGAPIYVRHEIVHNKYVVQTLEKKGAIFVERTAEVPEGSIVMFSAHGVAPVVHDEAAAGKLATIDATCPLVTKVHKEAVRFAGEDYDILLIGHEGHEEVIGTSGEAPDHITLVDGPKDVAKVEVRDPSRVVWLSQTTLSVDETMETVDALKEKFPQLISPPSDDICYATQNRQLAVKQMGAEAELVIVVGSKNSSNSVRLVEVAKLAGSREAYLVDFADEIDEAWLDGVSTVGVTSGASVPEILVEQVLEYLSQRGFEDVELVKAAEESITFSLPKELRRDLRAEAAELVAQRTGATAPRTATPPSGE